The nucleotide window CTCGCCGATGTCGTCGGCTTCGATCACCGTCCCCATCGGATTCGTTTCGTAGTCCACGTCGTAGGCCTCGAGTGCGTCGACGGCCTTCGCAACCTCGCTGGACATGCTCCCTTCGATCACCGGTGCGACGCTCAGTAGTGCAACGACTGTCATCGTTCGTACTGAGGATGGGACAGCCCCTAAATCCGACCCCCGTTCCCGCAACGGGACTCAAAACAGTGCCACAGCACGGGCAGCGACGCTTGCAGCGTCGTGACTGGTCGGGATGAAAAACGAGATGATTACGCTACCGGCGACGTGGACAGCCGATCAGTGCGTTCGGGGCGAGTGACTCGAGTCCGTGGGCGGATAGATGATGACGTCGCCGTTCGCGTAGACGTATACCTCGTACTCGAGGGCGGTGAAGGCGACGTGGCCGCCCGTGCGCTCGGTGCCGTCCGCCTTCTTTCTGAAGAGCCGATCGAGTGCATCCGGGTCAACGCTGTCGTACAGTGAGAACTCACCCTGTGAGACGTCGGTGTCTGCGATCGACGCGAGCGCGTGGACGATCGTCGTCGTGATCGTCGCGGTGCCGTCGATGTCGTGGTGGAAGACGTAACGACCGTTCGTTTGATCGTACTGAACGTCGTCCGTGTCGTCGCTGGATGAAAATTCAGTTTCCATAGGTAGTTAGCGGGTTCAATCGTCTACCGACCTGTAGCTTCCCGCAGTATAAAAGCCAATCGCAGGTAACATTCCTAAACATACTCGGTTTAATTTGGGTGTAATAATTCAAATACGGAGATTATACACCAGCACTGAACAACAGAACGATTGCACCGCTCACGAATACTCGCACTGCTACGGAGTGCTCGTGAAGTTACGATCAGACAACTGCGCTGGCTGAGATGTGAACCACGGCTGAGTGAAATTCAGGGGCACTTCACGGCTCACGAGTGACGAGCGCTATGCGGTGCTCGTCGGAATTGTTCTCCGTAGAAGTGCGCTGGCTGGGATTTGAACCCAGGTTGTGACCATGGCAAGGTCACGTGATACCACTACACTACCAGCGCTTCCTCACTCAATTACGAGTGCAATTGAATCGAGTGGCTACGGGAACTTATAAATGTCGAATCGGAAATCGCACTGACTGACTTCAGTCGCAGCTGGCACCGACAGCAGCCCGGTGACTCGAGCGGCGCAGTCCGTCGATCGGCTCGGACTCGAGTCGGTTCGGACCCCCACGCGGCATCGACACGTGCTGACTCGAGGAGACAGTGGTCGCTCGCTGACGATTCACTGGTACACCACAACGCGTTAGCGGCAAACAGACGAACTGCTCGACATCGGTAGCCAGATTCGAATTTCTGGATGCACCGCGTCCTCGCACTGCTACGGGGTGCTCGTGAAGTTGTGATCGGAGAACGACGCTAGTTGATATTTGACCCACGGATAGACGGCCGCCTCGCTCCGTTCGGCGCTGCGTCTATCCTCATTCACGGGCACCTCACGGCCCACGAGTGACGAGCGCTATGCGGTGCTCGTCGGAATTGTTCTCCGTAGAAGTGCGCTGGCTGGGATTTGAACCCAGGTTGTGACCATGGCAAGGTCACGTGATACCACTACACTACCAGCGCCCTGTTGCGCACTTACATCTACACTGGGACGGATGTATAAGGGTTGCGAACCGGGACCGGCGTGGGTATCCACGACGTACCATAACTCTCGCTCCGACTCGCCATCACGCGTACACGAATGATCAATATTAATTCGCCGTACCGATCACGCAACCAGACGGTCACTCGAGACGACTTGTCTGTCCCGAATTCACACGTGTGAGGCGTTCACAGCCGTAATCGAATCCGCTATCCTTTTACGATGGTATCGGCAACACATCGCTACAGTCTAGTGACGCGGCGCCGAAGCGTTTCGGCATGACCGTCAGCGTACTCGTCCCGTCGTCGCTCACCCGTGAAGCCGAGGACAAACGTGAGGCAACTCGCAAACTCGGATACGTCGCCCGCGCGGCGACGATCTTCCGGGCTGATCACCTGATCGTCTATCCGGATTCGGACGGCGAAACCGGGCGATTCGACGGCGGGTTCGTAAGCACCGTCTTGCGGTACGCCGCAACTCCGCCCTACCTCCGAAACGAGGTGTGGGGGATGCGGGACGAACTGGAGTATGCGGGCGTCTTGCCACCGCTCCGCGCCATGTCACAGACCGGCTCCGAATCGACCGGTTCGGGGTCGTCAAGACAAGGAATCGTGACCGAGGTCGGACCTGAAGGGCGCGTCCGGGTCAATTGCGGCTTGCAACACCCGATCTCCCTCAACGTCCCTCCGAAAATGGAGGTCGACGAGGGGGAGCGCGTGACCGTCAGGATCTCTTCGCGACGACCGGTCCGGGCGAAACTCGAGGACAAGCCCCTCCCGGGGCTTTCAGTCGAGCGGACGGACCTTTCCGCAGCTCTCGGCCGTGAGGACGCCGGCGTCTGCATCGCTGCCTCCCGATTCGGTGAAGAACTCACCGTCGGGCGGCTCGAGACGTTGGCCGGACGCATCGATCGTGACGGGATGACTGTCGCGTTCGGTGCGCCCGAGAGAGGGCTGCCGGATATCCTCGGAATCGAGGCATCGGCTGTCAACGCGTCATCGGGACAAGATGATGCGGCCGAATCGTCCACCGGGGACGACACAGCCGATGACGGAGTCGAACCCACCGCCGATCCAGGGTTCGACCTCTGGCTAAATACGGTTCCGAATCAGGGCAGCGAGGTCGTGCGAACGGAAGAAGCTCTGTTCGCCACCCTCGCTCCCCTCTCACTGCAAGAGTGATAGAATGCCACAACCAAACGCACCACGCAAAGGCTCACTCGGGTTCGGCCCACGACAGCGGGCGACCAGCGAGGTCCCACGCTTTAACTCGTGGCCGGACGACGACGGACAGCCGACGCTCCAGGGTTTCGCGGGCTACAAGGCCGGCATGACCCACGTCGTTATGGTCGACGACAAAGCGAACTCGCCGACCGAGGGAATGGAAGAGACCGTTCCCGTGACGATCGTGGAGACGCCGCCAATGCGCGCCGTTGCTCTGCGAGCGTACGAAGACACGCCGTATGGTATGAAGCCGTTGACTGAGGTCTGGACCGACGAGTTCGTTCCCGAACTCGACCGTGTGCTGGACCTTCCCGGTGACGATTACGACGTCGATGCTGCCGCGGACGAGCTCCGTGGCTACCTCGAGGAGGGACGCATCGACGACGTCCGCGTCATCACCCACACGGTACCGGGGGACATTCCCTCGATGCCGAAGAAGAAACCGGACGTGATGGAAACGCGCGTCGGCGGCGGCTCTATCGACGAGCGCGTCGACTTCGCCCTCGAGACCGTCGAGGACGGCGGCGAACACGTCATGAACGACATGTTCCGCGCCGGCGAGTACGTCGACGCAAGCGGCGTCACGAAAGGGAAAGGGACGCAGGGTCCCGTCAAGCGATGGGGCGTCCAGAAACGCAAGGGCAAACACGCCCGGCAGGGCTGGCGTCGCCGCATCGGCAACCTCGGCCCCTGGAACCCATCCCGCGTCCGCTCGACGGTCCCCCAGCAGGGCCAGACCGGCTACCACCAGCGGACGGAACTGAACAAGCGCCTCGTCGACATCGGCGACGGCGCAGACGCGACGGTCGACGGTGGCTTCGTCAACTACGGCGAAGTCGATGGACCGCACGCGCTCATCAAGGGCTCGCTCCCCGGGCCGAACAAGCGCCTCGTGCGCTTCCGCCCGGCGATCCGACCCGGAGACCAGCCGCGCCTCGACCCCGAGGTGCGCTACGTCTCCACCGCATCCAACCAGGGATAACACATGGAAGCAACAGTACGCGACCTGGACGGCTCCGAGGCGGGTTCGGTCGACCTCCCGGCGGTCTTCGAGACCACGTACCGCCCGGACCTGATCGCCCGCGCCGTTCGCGTCGCCCAGGCAAACCGAAAGCAGGACTACGGTGCCGACGAGTTCGCCGGCAAGCGCACGCCGGCCGAATCGTTCGGTAGCGGCCGAGGCATGGCCCACGTCCCACGCCAAGACGGACGCGCTCGACGCGTTCCCCAGGCTGTCAAAGGACGACGGGCTCACCCGCCAAAAGCCGAGAAAGACCAGTCCGAATCGATCAACAAGAAAGAGAAGAAACTGGCCGTCCGCAGCGCCATCGCGGCGACGACGGACGCCGAACTCGTCGCCGAACGCGGCCACGAGTTCGACGACGACGCCGAGATTCCGGTCGTCGTCGCAGACGAGTTCGAAGACCTCCAGAAGACGAAGGAGGTCGTCGAGTTCCTCGAGGCCGCCGGTCTCGAGGCCGACATCGAACGCGCAGACGAAGGCCGAAGCGTCCGCTCGGGTCGCGGGAAGACCCGTGGCCGGAAGTACAAGACGCCCACGTCGATCCTCTTCGTCACCTCGAGCGAGTCCGGCCCGTCCCGTGCGGCCCGGAACCTCGCTGGTGCCGACGTAACGACGGCCGCAGAGGTCAACGCAGAGGATCTCGCACCCGGCACGCAGCCGGGTCGACTGACCGTCTGGACCGAGAGCGCACTCGAGGAGGTGGCAGACCGATGAGCTCGATCATCGAGCATCCACTGGTCACGGAGAAGGCGATGAACGACATGGACTACGAGAACAAGCTCCAGTTCGTCGTCAACCCCGACGCCACCAAACCCGAGATCCGAGACGAAGTCGAATCTCGATTCGACATCTCGGTCGCTGACGTCAACACGCAGGTAACGATGAAAGGCAAGAAGAAAGCCACGATCAAACTCACCGAGGACGACGACGCGCAGGAAGTCGCCTCTCGAATCGGGGTGTTCTAAGAATGGGACGACGCATTCAAGGACAACGACGTGGACGCGGGACCTCGACGTTCCGTGCCCCGTCCCATCGCTACAAAGCGAAACTCGAGCACAAAAAGGAAGAAGACGACGACGTCATCCGCGGGACGGTCGTCGACATCGAGCACGACCCTGCTCGCTCGGCACCGGTCGCTGCCGTCGAGTTCGAAGACGGCGATCAGCGACTCATCCTCGTTCCCGAGGGTGTCGCCGTCGGCGAGGAGATCCAAGTCGGCGTTTCGGCTGAGATCAAACCCGGGAACACGCTCCCGCTCGCGGAGATTCCGGAAGGAGTTCCTGTCTGTAACGTCGAGGCAAATCAGGGCGACGGCGGTCGATTCGCTCGTGCCTCCGGTGTCAACGCAGACCTGATCACCCACGACCGCAACGCAGCGGTCATCCAGCTTCCAAGCGGCGAGGTCAAGCGCCTCGATCCACAGTGTCGCGCCACGATCGGCGTCGTCGCCGGTGGCGGCCGCACTGAGAAGCCGATGGTCAAAGCAGGGAACAAGTACCACAAAATGAAAGCCCGGGGCACGAAGTGGCCTCGCGTCCGTGGTGTGGCGATGAACGCCGTCGACCACCCGTTCGGTGGCGGTGGCCGCCAGCACCCCGGCAAACCCAAGTCCGTCTCGCGGGACGCCCCGCCGGGACGGAAGGTCGGTGACATCTCGTCCCGACGCACCGGTCGAGGTGGCAACAAATGAGTCAGGAGTACCGAACCGGCCGTGAAGGTGAGTTCACCTACCGCGGCCACACGGTTGAGGAGCTGCAGGATCTGGAGCTCGAAGAAGTTGCAGAACTGCTCCCCGCACGCCAGCGGCGAAGTATTGTACGCGGCCTTTCCGTCGAGAAGCAGAAGCTGCTCGAGAAAGCCCGCGAGAAAGACGAAGAGGAAACGGCGAACGCGCCGATCCGAACGCACCTGCGGGATATGCCGATCCTGCCGGAGTTCGTTGGTCTGACCTTCGAGGTCTACAACGGCCAGTCGTTCGAGCGCGTCCGTGTCGAACCCGAGATGATCGGACACTATCTCGGCGAGTTCCAGCTGACCCGGACGTCCGTCGAGCACGGACAGGCCGGTATCGGCGCGACTCGATCCTCGAAGTTCGTCCCACTGAAGTGATCACCGTATGGGAATCAACTACTCAGTCGACGCGGATCCGGATGCCACCGCGAAAGCGATGCTCCGTGAGCGTCACATGAGCCACAAGCACAGCAAAGAGGTCGCCCGCGAACTCAAGGGCCGCTCCGTCGGAAACGCCCAGGCGTACCTCCAGGACGTGATCGACCAGAAGCAGTCGGTCCCATTCAAGTCCCACAACTCCGGTGCGGGTCACCGCTCGGACGTTGAGGGCTGGGACGCTGGCAAGTACCCCGAGAAGGTCTCGGA belongs to Natronorubrum aibiense and includes:
- a CDS encoding putative RNA uridine N3 methyltransferase, with translation MTVSVLVPSSLTREAEDKREATRKLGYVARAATIFRADHLIVYPDSDGETGRFDGGFVSTVLRYAATPPYLRNEVWGMRDELEYAGVLPPLRAMSQTGSESTGSGSSRQGIVTEVGPEGRVRVNCGLQHPISLNVPPKMEVDEGERVTVRISSRRPVRAKLEDKPLPGLSVERTDLSAALGREDAGVCIAASRFGEELTVGRLETLAGRIDRDGMTVAFGAPERGLPDILGIEASAVNASSGQDDAAESSTGDDTADDGVEPTADPGFDLWLNTVPNQGSEVVRTEEALFATLAPLSLQE
- the rpl4p gene encoding 50S ribosomal protein L4, with protein sequence MEATVRDLDGSEAGSVDLPAVFETTYRPDLIARAVRVAQANRKQDYGADEFAGKRTPAESFGSGRGMAHVPRQDGRARRVPQAVKGRRAHPPKAEKDQSESINKKEKKLAVRSAIAATTDAELVAERGHEFDDDAEIPVVVADEFEDLQKTKEVVEFLEAAGLEADIERADEGRSVRSGRGKTRGRKYKTPTSILFVTSSESGPSRAARNLAGADVTTAAEVNAEDLAPGTQPGRLTVWTESALEEVADR
- a CDS encoding 50S ribosomal protein L23: MSSIIEHPLVTEKAMNDMDYENKLQFVVNPDATKPEIRDEVESRFDISVADVNTQVTMKGKKKATIKLTEDDDAQEVASRIGVF
- a CDS encoding 50S ribosomal protein L2; this translates as MGRRIQGQRRGRGTSTFRAPSHRYKAKLEHKKEEDDDVIRGTVVDIEHDPARSAPVAAVEFEDGDQRLILVPEGVAVGEEIQVGVSAEIKPGNTLPLAEIPEGVPVCNVEANQGDGGRFARASGVNADLITHDRNAAVIQLPSGEVKRLDPQCRATIGVVAGGGRTEKPMVKAGNKYHKMKARGTKWPRVRGVAMNAVDHPFGGGGRQHPGKPKSVSRDAPPGRKVGDISSRRTGRGGNK
- a CDS encoding HalOD1 output domain-containing protein; the encoded protein is METEFSSSDDTDDVQYDQTNGRYVFHHDIDGTATITTTIVHALASIADTDVSQGEFSLYDSVDPDALDRLFRKKADGTERTGGHVAFTALEYEVYVYANGDVIIYPPTDSSHSPRTH
- a CDS encoding 50S ribosomal protein L3 produces the protein MPQPNAPRKGSLGFGPRQRATSEVPRFNSWPDDDGQPTLQGFAGYKAGMTHVVMVDDKANSPTEGMEETVPVTIVETPPMRAVALRAYEDTPYGMKPLTEVWTDEFVPELDRVLDLPGDDYDVDAAADELRGYLEEGRIDDVRVITHTVPGDIPSMPKKKPDVMETRVGGGSIDERVDFALETVEDGGEHVMNDMFRAGEYVDASGVTKGKGTQGPVKRWGVQKRKGKHARQGWRRRIGNLGPWNPSRVRSTVPQQGQTGYHQRTELNKRLVDIGDGADATVDGGFVNYGEVDGPHALIKGSLPGPNKRLVRFRPAIRPGDQPRLDPEVRYVSTASNQG
- a CDS encoding 30S ribosomal protein S19; translated protein: MSQEYRTGREGEFTYRGHTVEELQDLELEEVAELLPARQRRSIVRGLSVEKQKLLEKAREKDEEETANAPIRTHLRDMPILPEFVGLTFEVYNGQSFERVRVEPEMIGHYLGEFQLTRTSVEHGQAGIGATRSSKFVPLK
- a CDS encoding 50S ribosomal protein L22 produces the protein MGINYSVDADPDATAKAMLRERHMSHKHSKEVARELKGRSVGNAQAYLQDVIDQKQSVPFKSHNSGAGHRSDVEGWDAGKYPEKVSEAFLDLLENVESNADHQGFDGESMEIVHVAAHKVGESVGRKPRAMGRASAWNTPQVDVEIVVEEVEDTEDDEGDN